One window from the genome of Actinoplanes teichomyceticus ATCC 31121 encodes:
- a CDS encoding (2Fe-2S)-binding protein has translation MEVDPRVTLLDTLRERLDLTGTKKGCDRGQCGACTVHIGGRRVRSCLTLAATTDGREVTTIEGLAKGDRRHPMQQAFVERDGLQCGFCTPGQIMSAVGMVNEGHAKSDDDIRERMSGSICRCSCYPFIVEAIKDAQKVMR, from the coding sequence ATGGAGGTCGACCCACGAGTCACCCTGCTCGACACTTTGCGTGAACGGCTGGATCTGACCGGCACGAAAAAGGGTTGCGACCGTGGCCAGTGCGGCGCCTGCACGGTGCACATCGGCGGCCGTCGAGTGCGATCCTGCCTGACCTTGGCCGCTACGACCGATGGGCGGGAAGTAACCACGATCGAAGGTCTCGCCAAGGGTGACCGGCGGCATCCCATGCAGCAAGCGTTCGTCGAACGCGACGGCTTGCAATGCGGTTTCTGCACCCCTGGCCAGATCATGTCGGCGGTCGGCATGGTGAACGAAGGCCACGCAAAATCCGACGATGATATCCGCGAGCGCATGTCCGGAAGCATCTGCCGCTGCAGCTGCTATCCGTTCATCGTCGAGGCGATCAAAGACGCGCAGAAGGTTATGCGCTGA
- a CDS encoding FAD binding domain-containing protein: protein MHPYTYSRPRSVHDALADGAADAAFLAGGTTLVDLMKLGVMAPAEVVDITRLPLRGITFDRSGLHIGALETMSDVASHRIVRESYPMVAKALELSASGQLRNMASIGGNLLRRTRCGYFRDISTPCNKREPGSGCSALTGINRIHAIFGTSEACVATNPSDLAVALVALSSDVHLASAQGSRTLPLEVLYALPGTTPHVENVLRPGELITGVTIPRSPWAANSLYLKIRDRQSYEFALASAAVALELDGRTIRHARIAVGGVGTKPWRLPSIERALMGRRATPETFEAAVRDAADGARPLTHNAFKPALLRHTLFRALTTLAAGR, encoded by the coding sequence ATGCACCCGTACACCTACAGCCGACCGCGGTCGGTGCACGATGCCCTCGCCGACGGCGCAGCGGACGCGGCCTTCCTGGCCGGCGGCACCACCCTGGTGGACTTGATGAAGCTTGGGGTGATGGCCCCAGCCGAAGTCGTAGATATCACCCGACTGCCGCTACGCGGAATTACCTTCGACCGCTCCGGTCTGCACATCGGCGCGCTGGAGACGATGAGCGACGTCGCCTCACATCGTATTGTGCGCGAGTCGTATCCGATGGTCGCCAAGGCCTTGGAGCTGAGTGCGTCCGGTCAGCTGCGCAACATGGCGAGCATCGGTGGAAATCTGCTGCGGCGCACTCGGTGCGGGTACTTCCGGGACATCTCGACGCCCTGTAACAAGCGTGAGCCGGGCAGCGGTTGCTCGGCGCTGACCGGGATCAATCGCATTCACGCGATCTTCGGTACCAGTGAGGCGTGTGTCGCTACCAACCCGAGCGACTTGGCGGTTGCGCTGGTGGCCCTCAGCTCTGACGTACACCTAGCCTCAGCACAGGGCTCGCGTACTCTGCCGCTTGAGGTGCTCTACGCCCTCCCGGGCACTACTCCCCATGTCGAGAACGTGTTACGTCCGGGTGAACTCATCACCGGGGTCACCATCCCGCGATCTCCGTGGGCCGCGAACTCTCTTTACCTCAAGATCCGCGATCGGCAGTCGTACGAGTTCGCCCTTGCCTCGGCGGCCGTTGCCCTGGAGCTTGACGGCCGTACTATCCGACACGCCAGGATCGCTGTCGGCGGGGTGGGAACCAAACCCTGGCGGCTACCCAGTATCGAACGCGCCCTGATGGGTCGGCGTGCTACCCCGGAGACGTTCGAGGCGGCGGTTCGCGACGCCGCGGATGGTGCCCGGCCACTGACCCACAACGCCTTCAAGCCCGCGTTGCTGCGACACACGCTGTTCCGGGCGCTGACCACGCTCGCGGCAGGAAGGTGA